In Vicinamibacterales bacterium, the DNA window AACCGCGGCAGCCGTTTCGACGAGGAGACGTTCGCGCGGACGCGCGTCGAGCTGCTCGAACGGTTCGGCGGCATGACCGCGCATCAGCGGGCGCCGGCGCGCGGCTTGTGGAAGACGGATGAGGGCGGGGTCGCGCGAGACGACGTCGCCGTGTTCGAAGTGATGGCGGCCGAACTGGATCGCGCGTGGTGGGACGGCTATCGCCGGGAGCTGGAGCGCCGCTTCCGTCAGGAGACGATCGTCGTCCGCGCGCTGGCGCAGCAGTTGTTGTAGGGCCGGATGCGCGAACTGTCCTGGCGAGCGCGTCTGCTCCGCGCGGCTCTGCGCCGGGTGCCCCGCGGGCGGTACCGCCTCCTCGACCTGCTGGCGCCCTCGCGCGGCCGGGTGATCGCGAGGCTCGCCGGCGATCTCGGCGGCGCAAGGTTCGAGGCGGACCTCGGCGACGCGCTGTCGCGCGAAGTGTGCTTCACCGGCATCTACGAGCCGCCGATCGCGCGTGTGTTCCAGCGCCACGTCCCCCGCGGCGGCACGGTGGTCGACGCCGGAGCGAATTGGGGCTACTTCACGCTGATTGCGGCCGCCGCCGCGGGTGGCGCCGGCCGGGTCATCGCGCTCGAGCCGGACCCGCGCCACTTCGCAGCGCTCGAGCGCAACCTGTCGCTGAACGGCTTTACGCAGGTCCGCGCGATGCGCGCTGCCGCCGCGTCAGGCGACGGGACGCTGATGTTTGCCGGCTACGACGACGGGGAGGCGAATCGCGGCGTCTCGCGGCTGGTGCCCAGGGCGGACGCCGCGGCGGCCAATCAGTTCGCAGTCCGGGCGACGACCGTCGATGCCGTGACCGGGACGGCTTCCACGGTGGATCTCGTGAAGATCGACGTCGAAGGGGCGGAAGATCTGGTGCTGCAGGGAATGCAGGCGGGGCTCGCATCCCGCCGCTACCGCGCCGTGCTCCTGGAACTGCATCCGTCTCTGCTCCGCGAGCGCGGCGTCGATCCGGAATCCTGCCTGCGGCGCCTGCAGCAAGCCGGATACCGCGGCTGGTCGATCGATCCGTCTCCGGCGGCCTATCGCGCGGCGATCGATCCCGCCGTGCCGGTCGAATCGCTGCTGCGGCCGCTCGACGACTGGCGGCGGTCGCCGTGGCCGCATTTGCTGTGGCTCTGTTAGAGTACGAGGCGCGTGCTTCCCCGATCGATTCTCCCGCCGTCCTACGAGCAGGTCCACGGCCAGGCCCGGCGCATCGAGCTGGCGTCGGATCGCCGGATCCGCGAGCGAAACAAGATCAGCTACCGCCTGAATCACTGGCCGATCTGGATCTTCGTCTTCTTCATCGCGCCCGGGCCG includes these proteins:
- a CDS encoding FkbM family methyltransferase — encoded protein: MPRGRYRLLDLLAPSRGRVIARLAGDLGGARFEADLGDALSREVCFTGIYEPPIARVFQRHVPRGGTVVDAGANWGYFTLIAAAAAGGAGRVIALEPDPRHFAALERNLSLNGFTQVRAMRAAAASGDGTLMFAGYDDGEANRGVSRLVPRADAAAANQFAVRATTVDAVTGTASTVDLVKIDVEGAEDLVLQGMQAGLASRRYRAVLLELHPSLLRERGVDPESCLRRLQQAGYRGWSIDPSPAAYRAAIDPAVPVESLLRPLDDWRRSPWPHLLWLC